In Campylobacter concisus, a single window of DNA contains:
- a CDS encoding O-acetylhomoserine aminocarboxypropyltransferase/cysteine synthase family protein translates to MRQETAAIHVGYDTHEGFGTMAVPIFQSTAYDFGSAETAAARFDLKDGGHIYTRLGNPTTDIFEKRVAALEGGAAAIATASGQSALFYSIINLAQAGDNIIIAKKIYGGTTVLFTHTLKRFGIEARVFDSDTADDLEDLIDDKTRAIFFETLSNPQISIPNIEKIVEISNKYGIISITDNTVPTPIIFQPLRHGVDVCVHSASKYMSGQGLSLAGVVISANHLNEKLKGNKRYEHFNVPDASYHDIVYADMTDRFDIYTLRMRLAIVRDIGAVISPFNSWQLIQGLETLAVRVERHSQNALKVAKFLNSHKHIKSVAYPGLADNVDHAKAQKYFKDGMTNGLFCFETDSFERAKKMLERVKLFKIVVNIGDTKSLITHPASTTHQQLSSEELIKAGITKELIRVSIGLENAEDLIADLAQALE, encoded by the coding sequence ATGAGGCAAGAAACCGCTGCGATCCACGTAGGCTACGACACACATGAGGGCTTTGGCACGATGGCTGTGCCTATTTTTCAAAGCACGGCTTACGACTTTGGAAGTGCCGAGACAGCCGCAGCTAGGTTTGATCTAAAAGATGGCGGCCACATCTACACAAGGCTTGGCAATCCAACGACAGATATCTTTGAAAAGAGGGTCGCTGCGCTTGAGGGCGGAGCCGCTGCGATAGCGACTGCAAGCGGTCAGTCAGCTTTGTTTTACAGCATCATAAATTTAGCCCAGGCAGGTGATAACATCATCATCGCCAAAAAAATTTATGGCGGCACGACAGTACTTTTTACGCACACACTAAAAAGATTTGGCATAGAGGCCAGAGTCTTTGACAGCGATACGGCTGATGATCTGGAGGACTTGATAGATGATAAAACGAGGGCTATATTTTTTGAAACGCTCTCAAATCCGCAAATTTCTATCCCAAATATAGAAAAAATCGTAGAAATTTCAAACAAATATGGCATCATTAGCATCACCGATAACACCGTGCCAACGCCTATCATCTTTCAGCCACTTCGCCATGGCGTCGATGTTTGCGTGCATAGTGCTAGCAAATATATGAGCGGTCAGGGTCTTAGCCTAGCAGGTGTGGTCATAAGTGCAAATCACCTAAACGAAAAGCTAAAAGGCAACAAGAGATATGAGCATTTTAATGTGCCAGATGCGAGCTATCACGACATCGTCTATGCTGATATGACGGATCGTTTTGACATCTACACGCTAAGAATGAGGCTTGCTATCGTGCGTGACATCGGCGCTGTAATCTCTCCGTTTAACTCTTGGCAGCTCATACAAGGTCTCGAAACGCTTGCTGTTAGAGTTGAGAGGCACTCACAAAATGCCCTAAAAGTGGCTAAATTTCTAAACTCTCACAAGCATATAAAAAGCGTAGCATACCCAGGACTTGCCGACAACGTAGATCACGCAAAGGCGCAAAAATACTTTAAAGATGGCATGACAAATGGGCTATTTTGCTTTGAGACTGATAGCTTTGAGCGCGCAAAAAAGATGTTAGAGCGCGTAAAACTCTTTAAGATCGTGGTAAATATCGGCGATACAAAGTCGCTCATCACGCACCCGGCTTCAACTACACACCAACAGCTAAGCAGTGAAGAGCTAATCAAAGCTGGCATCACAAAAGAGCTGATAAGAGTTAGTATAGGCCTTGAAAACGCCGAGGATCTGATAGCTGATCTGGCTCAAGCCCTAGAATAA